A region from the Perca fluviatilis chromosome 16, GENO_Pfluv_1.0, whole genome shotgun sequence genome encodes:
- the flrt1a gene encoding leucine-rich repeat transmembrane protein FLRT1, translated as MFTIMAPVGVAKLRTRLFLLFLILTLRAGMLQFATATIQGYIGDRDIICPSVCRCDEDFIYCNDRGLSSIPSLPPSASVLYLQNNQINNPGLPTSLERQLSIRVVYLYDNELDEFPMHLPPSVRELHLQDNNIRTIPRSTLARMPLLEKLHLDDNSISTVSIEDQAFADNPRLRLLFLSRNHLSSIPSGLPASLEELRLDDNRISTIPTHAFRGLASLRCLVLDGNLLANQRIADDTFSRLSNLTELSLVRNSLQTPPVNLPSAHLQRLSLQENALTHMPRGSLDGMRRLLRLDLSGNNLTTLPRGLFKDLDSLGQLLVRGNPWHCGCNLRWLYDWLHARGNSITVRGLTCHGPDRVRDMALIDLTSEMEECEVVRTAGTRDRVGGGGVDSSTTLTPPQGSLFTLHSKRPGLGLPDSGLDYTLSSSGVGKSLALNVKPLSHNSVRVTWSVAQPSSSFRLSWLRLGTGNAMGSITETLVRGDRREYLLTSLQPRSSYIICMVPLAASSESKGAISGDADSDEALVCAKAETSDLTPLEEEDEESQQMTVLPLAGIIGGATAIVSLALIFGIFCWYGHRTGHLCSRDHYTRSSSRKNKTYDDYIESGTKKDNTILEIRSPGLQMMPLAACQPMQPKPLREDYIIHTIFPSNGTGLYKGDSHVSNAGHGTNRGYREGGIPDIDYCYT; from the coding sequence ATGTTCACCATAATGGCACCTGTAGGTGTGGCTAAGCTGCGGACTCGGCTCTTCCTGCTGTTCCTTATCTTGACACTTCGCGCCGGCATGCTTCAGTTTGCTACAGCCACGATACAAGGGTACATAGGAGACAGGGACATAATATGCCCATCTGTATGCCGGTGCGATGAGGACTTTATCTACTGTAATGATCGTGGTCTAAGCTCCATCCCGTCGCTGCCTCCTTCGGCGTCCGTCCTCTACCTTCAGAACAACCAGATAAACAACCCGGGTTTGCCCACCTCCTTGGAACGCCAGCTTTCAATCCGTGTGGTCTACCTCTATGATAATGAACTGGATGAATTTCCCATGCACCTGCCACCATCCGTCCGTGAACTGCATTTACAGGACAACAACATACGCACTATTCCTCGTAGTACACTGGCTCGGATGCCCTTGCTAGAGAAGCTCCACTTGGACGACAATTCTATTTCCACTGTCAGCATTGAGGACCAGGCCTTTGCTGACAACCCACGGTTGCGCCTACTTTTCCTTTCACGCAACCACCTGTCCAGTATCCCCTCCGGACTGCCTGCCTCTCTGGAAGAACTCCGTTTAGATGACAACCGAATCTCCACTATCCCAACCCACGCCTTCCGAGGCCTCGCCTCACTAAGATGTCTTGTCCTGGATGGGAACCTTTTGGCAAATCAGCGCATTGCCGATGACACATTCTCCCGCCTTTCCAACTTAACCGAGTTGTCCCTAGTCCGTAACTCCCTCCAGACCCCACCTGTCAACCTGCCCAGTGCCCATCTGCAGCGCCTGTCTCTACAGGAAAATGCCCTGACTCATATGCCACGTGGGTCCTTGGATGGCATGCGCAGGCTGCTGAGGCTGGACCTGTCAGGAAACAACCTGACCACCCTGCCTAGGGGACTGTTCAAAGACCTGGACAGCCTGGGTCAGCTGCTAGTGCGAGGCAATCCTTGGCACTGTGGCTGCAACCTGCGTTGGCTGTATGACTGGCTGCATGCCCGTGGTAACTCCATCACTGTCAGAGGTCTCACCTGCCATGGACCTGACAGGGTACGAGACATGGCTTTGATAGACCTGACCAGCGAGATGGAGGAGTGTGAGGTGGTAAGGACAGCAGGGACTAGAGACAGAGTGGGTGGGGGTGGAGTTGATAGCTCTACCACTCTCACCCCTCCACAGGGCTCTCTCTTCACCCTCCACTCAAAGCGACCTGGCCTGGGGCTTCCTGACTCTGGCTTAGACTACACTCTTAGCAGCAGCGGTGTAGGGAAGAGTCTGGCCCTTAATGTGAAGCCCCTCTCTCACAACAGCGTCCGTGTTACCTGGAGTGTGGCCCAGCCCAGCTCCTCCTTCAGGCTGAGCTGGCTCCGATTGGGTACTGGGAATGCCATGGGATCAATCACAGAGACTCTGGTCCGGGGCGATCGTCGAGAGTACCTGCTTACCTCCCTCCAACCACGCTCCAGCTACATAATCTGCATGGTGCCTCTCGCTGCCAGTTCAGAAAGCAAAGGAGCAATTTCTGGAGATGCTGACTCGGATGAAGCTCTGGTGTGTGCAAAAGCTGAAACGTCTGACCTCACCCCtttggaggaggaggatgaagagtcGCAGCAGATGACAGTGCTGCCCCTGGCAGGGATTATTGGTGGGGCTACTGCCATTGTATCTTTGGCTCTTATTTTTGGCATCTTCTGTTGGTATGGACATAGGACTGGGCATTTGTGCTCCCGTGACCACTATACACGCAGCAGCTCCAGAAAAAACAAGACCTATGATGATTACATTGAGTCAGGCACCAAGAAGGACAATACCATCTTGGAGATTCGCAGTCCAGGGTTACAGATGATGCCTCTGGCAGCTTGCCAGCCAATGCAGCCAAAACCCCTACGAGAGGATTACATCATTCATACCATATTCCCCTCCAATGGCACTGGCCTGTACAAAGGTGACAGCCATGTTTCTAATGCAGGACATGGCACCAACCGTGGCTATAGAGAAGGAGGAATCCCAGATATAGACTACTGTTACACATGA